The following nucleotide sequence is from Chryseobacterium sp. CY350.
CAACAAAGGAACTGCCTGACGCATCATGTTTGATCCCATCAATGCACGGTTCGCATCATCATGCTCCAAGAATGGAATCAATGAAGCTGAAATACCGGAAATCTGGTTTGGTGCAACGTCGATCAAATTAACCTGAGAAGGCTCAACAACTGGATAATCACCATCTAATCTGGCAATAATTCTGTCTGTTAAGAACGCTCCGTTATCATCTAACTCAACGTTTGCCTGAGCAATTACTTTATCTTCTTCGTCTTCTGCATTCAGATAAATAGGATCAGCATGTAGATCTACAGTACTACCTTCTACTTTTCTATATGGAGTTTCAATGAAACCTAAAGTATTGATTTTAGCATAGATACCTAAAGAAGAGATCAAACCAATGTTTGGTCCCTCAGGAGTTTCGATAGGACAGATACGACCATAGTGAGTATGGTGAACGTCACGTACCTCGAAACCTGCTCTTTCTCTTGATAAACCACCAGGTCCCAGGGCAGAAAGTCTACGCTTGTGCGTGATTTCTGATAGAGGATTGGTTTGGTCCATGAACTGAGAAAGCTGGTTGGTACCAAAGAATGAGTTAATAACTGATGTTAAAGTCTTCGCATTTACTAGATCAAGCGGAGTAAAGATTTCGTTATCTCTAACGTTCATTCTTTCCTTAATTGTTCTTGCAATTCTAGAAAGACCTACGCCGAACTGTCCTGCTAATTGCTCACCAACAGTTTTAATTCTTCTGTTTGATAAGTGGTCAATATCATCGACATCAGTTTTTGAGTTTACTAACTCAATTAAATGTCTTACAATCGCAATGATATCTTCTTTTGTAAGAACTTCAGTTGTAGTTGGGATATTTAGGCTTAACTTTTTGTTTAGTCTGTAACGTCCTACTTCACCAAGTGAATATCTTTGCTCAGAGAAGAATAATTTTTCAATAATTCCTCTTGCAGTTTCCTCATCGGGTGGATCTGCATTTCTTAACTGACGGTAAATATATTCAACCGCTTCTTTTTCTGAGTTGGTTGGATCTTTTTGCAAAGTATTCTGAATGATAGAGAATTCATTTGAATTTTCTTTGTGAATCAAGATAGATTTCACACCTGCATCCAAAATAAGATCTAAATGTTCTTTTTCAAGAATCGTTTCTCTATCTAAGATGATTTCGTTTCTTTCGATAGAAACAACTTCTCCAGTGTCTTCGTCTACGAAATCTTCGAACCAAGTGTTCAATACTCTCGCAGCCAAAGTTCTACCTTCTACTTTTTTAAGCGCCGCTTTAGAAACTTTCACTTCTTCTGCAAGGTCAAAGATCTGAAGAATGTCTTTATCAGATTCAAAACCGATCGCTCTTAATAATGTAGTTAAAGGTAATTTTTTCTTACGGTCGATATACGCGTACATTACGCTGTTGATATCGGTAGTAAATTCCATCCAAGATCCTTTAAAAGGAATGATTCTTGAATAGTACAATTTTGTTCCGTTTGCGTGATATGTCTGTCCGAAGAATACACCCGGAGATCTGTGTAACTGAGTTACAATAACACGCTCTGCTCCATTAATAATAAATGAACCAGACGGAGTCATATAAGGAACCGGACCTAAATAAACATCCTGTACAACGGTCTGAAAATCTTCATGTTCAGGGTCAGTACAATACAATTTAAGTCTAGCTTTTAGAGGAACTGAATACGTTAAACCTCTTTCCACACATTCGTCGATCGAATAACGTGGAGAATCTACCAAATAATCTAAGAATTCCAAAACGAATTGGTTTCTAGAATCGGTAATTGGAAAGTTTTCCTGGAAGGTTTTATGCAAACCTTCTTTCCTTCTGTCTTCCGGAAGTGTATCTAGCTGGAAAAAATCTTTAAATGACTCTAATTGGATATCTAAGAAATCCGGAGTAATGATTTTTCCTTTCGCTGTAGAGAAATTGATTCTCTCATTTCCTTTAGTAACTGCTGTTGTTTTACTCATAAAACTTTTAAGAAAGGGTTAAAAAATATTTTGATTTATACAAAAAATATCAGAAAAAGAATGAAAGAGAAAGAAGGCAAAAAAAAGACATTTGATGTTTGGCGCTATCAGAAGTGGTCTTTATTCTTCAATCTTTATTCTTAAACACTAATTCTAACTGCAACGCTGGTATATCTTTTCACAGCGTAATGCAAAATATTTTTAAATTTTACTTTTGGTTTAAAATAACAAATACTATAAACACAGAAAAATCCCTTTCAATATTATGAAAGAGTTGATTTACAATGTTTTACGGTAATATGTATAGTTTTAGCGCCAAAAGTGACTGCAAATATACTAACTTTCAGCGGATTATGCAAATTTTAAATCAACCTCAACATGTTTTATTGCTTATTTAAACCTGAAAATTATTGATAGAGATTTGATAAAACATTGAAAATTCACCAAATATTGCTTTATCTGCTCATATCGCAAATATTTTTTAAAGTCAAATTTAACGGAATAAACAGATATTAAATTTAAATAAAAACATTTTGCTGAAAAA
It contains:
- the rpoB gene encoding DNA-directed RNA polymerase subunit beta; amino-acid sequence: MSKTTAVTKGNERINFSTAKGKIITPDFLDIQLESFKDFFQLDTLPEDRRKEGLHKTFQENFPITDSRNQFVLEFLDYLVDSPRYSIDECVERGLTYSVPLKARLKLYCTDPEHEDFQTVVQDVYLGPVPYMTPSGSFIINGAERVIVTQLHRSPGVFFGQTYHANGTKLYYSRIIPFKGSWMEFTTDINSVMYAYIDRKKKLPLTTLLRAIGFESDKDILQIFDLAEEVKVSKAALKKVEGRTLAARVLNTWFEDFVDEDTGEVVSIERNEIILDRETILEKEHLDLILDAGVKSILIHKENSNEFSIIQNTLQKDPTNSEKEAVEYIYRQLRNADPPDEETARGIIEKLFFSEQRYSLGEVGRYRLNKKLSLNIPTTTEVLTKEDIIAIVRHLIELVNSKTDVDDIDHLSNRRIKTVGEQLAGQFGVGLSRIARTIKERMNVRDNEIFTPLDLVNAKTLTSVINSFFGTNQLSQFMDQTNPLSEITHKRRLSALGPGGLSRERAGFEVRDVHHTHYGRICPIETPEGPNIGLISSLGIYAKINTLGFIETPYRKVEGSTVDLHADPIYLNAEDEEDKVIAQANVELDDNGAFLTDRIIARLDGDYPVVEPSQVNLIDVAPNQISGISASLIPFLEHDDANRALMGSNMMRQAVPLLKPQAPIVGTGLEQQVAKDSRILINAEGRGIVEYVDADQITIKYERSDDEDLVSFESATKTYKLTKFRKTNQSTTITLRPNVRVGETVEKGQVLCDGYATENGELALGRNLVVAFMPWKGYNFEDAIVINEKVVREDWFTSIHVDEYSLEVRDTKLGMEELTADIPNVSEEATKDLDENGMIRIGAEVKPGDIMIGKITPKGESDPTPEEKLLRAIFGDKAGDVKDASLKADSSLRGVVINKKLFSRNIKDKKKRTEEKLKLEEIENTYKAKFDELRNTLIEKLNTLVSGKTSQGVTNDLDEEIIGKGVKFTHKLLTSVEDYVNVSGADWTVDNDKNELIKQLIHNYKIKFNDIQGVKNREKFAISIGDELPAGIMKLAKVYIAKKRKLNVGDKMAGRHGNKGIVSRIVREEDMPFLEDGTPVDIVLNPLGVPSRMNIGQIYETVLGWAGQKLGMTFATPIFDGATLDQITEYTEKAGVPTFGHTHLYDGGTGERFTQAATVGIIYMLKLGHMVDDKMHARSIGPYSLITQQPLGGKAQFGGQRFGEMEVWALEAFGASNILREILTVKSDDVIGRAKTYEAIAKGEAMPEPGIPESFNVLLHELQGLGLDVRLEE